The DNA region GACGAGCTGCCGTTCGTCCTTACCCAACTGCAGCAGGCCGGTGTCATAACGGAGATCGTAAGCGCCAAGCTTGGCATAATTCGCGGCAAGACCAGCGGCGAGCTTGAAGTGAAGCATTCCCTGCTCGGAGCCGATTCGGTCTTATTTGACGCGGTGCTCGTAGCGGGAGGGACACTCAGTGTATCCGAGCTTCTGAGCGAGCCAAAGGTACTTGACTTCGTAAGAGAGGCCTATCAGCATTACAAGCCGATTGCAGCGATCGACGAGGGCGTCAATTTACTGCCTTCGGCCAGCGGCGACGGTATCGTTACAGCCCGCGAGGGCGACGATTTGAAATCCTTCGGGCAAAGTTTCATCGGAGCCATTGCAGCTCACCGGCATTGGTTAAGAACCGTGTAAAGGGCTGGCTGAAGATGCAATCCGCTAATTGGTTAGGCATCGTTTAGAGTAAAAGCTTAAACGATAATTAGGTATCGCGCGAACCCGGAACACCCTGTAGAATACAAGGTATATATCCGTGACGGGGGAGTGAGGTGCCTTGCTTGGCGAACAATATTTGATGCTGCATCGGAAGCTGGCTGACGGGGCGGAGGGCACTTCGACGAAAGTGACACTTGAAGTGATCGCAGCCACCTTGTATTGCACGGAACGTAATGCGAAGCTTGTCCTGCGTAAAATGGAGGAGAAGGCTTGGATAACCTGGAAGGCAGGCCGGGGACGGGGAAACCGTTCCGTACTGACGTTTCTGGCCAATCGGGAGCAGCTTCTGCAGGAATCGGCGCGGCAATGGGCGGAGAAGGGGGAGTATAAGCGGGCGTTTGAGCTGCTCCGGACGTATGGAAACGATATTCGCACAAATGAGTCGTTTGTGGAATGGATGAACGGTCATTTCGGATTTTGCAAAGAGCAGGAAGGTGAACAGGCCAAGGATTCCTTACGTCTTCCGATCTACAGGACTATTGAGTCGCTGGACCCGGCCGATTGCGTATACAGCGTTCAGTCCCATATGATTGAACAAATCTTCGACAGGCTGGTGAACTACGACAACGAAACCGGCCGTTATCTGCCGGCCATCGCCCATTACTGGGAGTGCAGCGATGACGGAACGGTATGGACCTTCCATCTTCGAAAAGGGATTCTGTTTCATGACGGCACCGAATTGACCGCACATGATGTCAAATATACGGTCGAACGGCTTCGACAAGGAAAACGCAACGGCTGGATCGTTCGTGAGCTGAATCAGGTCGAAATCGTCACGCCGCGCATTGTACGATTTTGGCTGAACAAACCGAATCGGATCTTTATCCGGTTCCTCAGCGCGATCTGTATGTCCATTCTTCCGAGGCACCTGGCCGAACCGGACGAAGCTTCGTATTGGGCCCGCCCGACGGGCACAGGTCCGTTCATCATCGAGACCTGGAACGAAGAACGATTGGTCCTCCACGCCAATCCGCATTACTATCAAGGTCGTCCCCATTTGGACACCGTGCACATTGTCATCATGCCGGAGCAAGCAATGCATTATGAGGTCAGCTGGGAGAATCTGCTTCAGGATGAAGATGCATCGCAGGCCGATAACGGAATCGGCGACGTGGTGACGGTGGAGACCACCGAAGGGTGCACGAGCATGATGACATGGAATATGACAAAACCAGGTCCGTATCAATCCGTGTTGTTCCGGCGTGCCGTAGATCTGGTCCTTGATCGCAAAGCCTTGGTCCGGGAGCTCGGCGAACACCGTCTGTTTCCGGCCAGAAGCTTTATCCGGGATAAGAAGACAAGTGAATACCAGGAGCTGTGCGACCCGGTGCTTGCACAATCCTTGCTGGAACAGTCAGGCTATGATGGAATGCCGATTGTCTTGGGCACGATCGCGAATCATGCCAAGGACGCAGCATGGATCAAGGAACGCTGCGCCGAAATCGGAATACCGGTCATCATCCGCGAAGAGCGGATGGATACGATTCTTCGCCCGGATGTAATGAAAGAGATGGATTGCATTGTGCATGCGCTGGTGCTGCCCGGCGAAGAAGTGTGCCTGGTTGAAAACTATGAGCAGAACAGCAGCTTTGTGAAAGAGCTCATGGATCCGGCGCTCAGGGAATGGGTCAGGGCGTGCATTGATTGCGCCTTAGCGAGCCGGGATGCCAAAGAGAGATTCGGCCATTTGAAGAAAATCGAAGATCGGATGCGGGAGGAAGCGCAAATTCTATTCCTTGCACATACGAGGTTTTATGCCCATTTGAATGCTTCCTATAAGGGGATTGTCATTAACCGGCTAGGTTGGCTCGACTTCAGGCAAATTTGGCGGGTATAAATGAAAAACAGAGCAGGCAGCGGTAAATCCGCACCTGCTCTGTTTCGCATCAGAGGAATTTTTGGCTTGATCGAGATCTCCCCATTCCAAATAAGCCGAAAAGTTTATGAAGAAGGCTTCGTTTGCCCGCCAGGAAATGTTTCTCCAAAGAATCATGTTGAATAAATAAGCCTCTGCGTTCAAGCCGTTCCCATTCCGATTGCCGATATTCCTGCAGCTTCTCCAGCGTGTAGCCATCGTACATCACTATTGCCTCCTGTCAGACATTCTGGATTACGTCTGAATGAATGAACGTGGAATGTCGTGTTACGTTCATTATGGAGGCCATTCATATCCGTAAAAAGTGTAAACCTCATCAAGAGGATTTCCCCTTTTCACTTACGCAGCTGTTCCTCACTTTTAAACCTCGATTTCCTTGTGGATGATCGTTGAGTTCTCGATTTGTATCGTTGCATGGTCCATATGGAATTGCTTCCCCAGCAGATAAATGGCCTGCTGCAAAACCCTGTACCCGTCCTTATCATCCTCTATGACCAAGTGGCAGCTGAGGGAATCCATGCTGGACGTAATCGTCCAGATATGAAGATCATGAATGCCTACAACGCCTTCAAGGGAAAGCAGCGCCTTCGACACCTCTTCGGTATCTACTCCGGCGGGGGCGCCTTCCATCAGGATATGAACGGTGCTCTGAATGATTCGCCATGCGCTCCGCAGAATGAGCAGAGACACGAAGACGGATATGATCGGATCAGCGATATACCATTCGAAGGCAATCATGACGATACCGGCAGCAATGGCGCCGATCGAACCCAGAGCATCCCCGAGCACATGAAGATAGGCGCTGCGAAGATTCACATTATTCTTGACATCCCCGGTTCTCATCAAGAACCAAGCGCTCATAAGGTTAGCAAACAGACCGATGAAGGCAATCAGCATCATGCTGCCGCCGGCAACGGCAGGAGGCTCGCTGAAGCGCTGTATCGCTTCCCAGACAATAATCCCCGTGATTACAAACAAAGCGACGCCGTTTAACAGGGCTGCCAAAATTTCAAAGCGGTAAAAGCCGTAGGTCTTCTTCGGTGAAGGCGGCCTGGTCGCGAACCACATTGCCGCGAGGCTTAACAGCAGTGCGCTTGCATCGCTCAGCATATGGCCGGAATCCGAAAGCAATGCAAGGCTATTGGTGATAAGACCGCCGGCAAATTCAAGAATCATGATGCCGAGTGTAATGGTGAGCGCAATGCCCAAGCCTTTCTTGTTCCCAGAACGGACATGATCATGGTGGCTGTGGTCATGTCCGTGATCATGAGTATGGTGATGGCTATGATGATGCATGATAATGAGCTCCCTTCGTACGCCTCAAGTCTGCAGGCAAAGCGCTCAAGTAAAAAATCGAATGCTAGCGGTTTGGACTTTGAGGCAATGGTTATCTTGTTAATCGAATATGAACATATGCTCATATAAAAGTATAATTTTGCAGCATCGCCTTTGTCAAGTCTTTCCTTTCTTGCGGCTCATTTTTAGTGAAAAGCATATTCTGTAGCCCAAATATCTAGTATGCTTAAGCATGAACAGGCGAGTAGTAAGCGGATGAGGTTTGAAACTTTTCGTTAAAGCCCGATAGGGGAAGGGGATACCGGTATTTATGCAGCAGAATAAAAAATCTCTAAATGAATCTTATAGCAAGACTGCTTATCCGTTAATCGGACATGGTGCCCGGACAGCTGAGGTTTTGCTGGAGGCATTCGACGATGTCGACGGCGGACAATCGGCAGACATGTATGGCCGCGGGGCGATTATCGAAGACTTCCAGAGCCGAATGGCTGAGGCGCTCGGCAAGGAGGCGGCCGTGTTCTTCCCGAGCGGGACGATGGCGCAGCAGATTGCGCTTCGGATCTGGTGTGATGAAGCAGGATTAAAGAAGGTGGCCTATCATCCTCTGTGTCATCTGGAAATCCATGAAGAGGACGGCCTTAAGGAGCTACATCATATTGAGCCGATCCTTCTAGCGGATAAAGACCGCTTGATTACGCTTGAGGATGTCCAGCGTCTGGATGAACGGATATCATGCCTGCTGCTGGAACTGCCGCAGCGGGAGATCGGCGGGCAGCTTCCTGATTACGGGGAGCTGGAAGCGATATCGGCTTTTTGCCGCGCTAACGGGATTAAGCTGCATTTGGATGGAGCAAGACTGTTTGAAATTACACCGTACTACGGAAAGTCCGCTGCAGAAATCTGCGCTCTTTTTGACAGTGTGTATGTTTCGTTTTACAAGGGCATCGGCGGGATTGCCGGGGCTATTCTGGCGGGAAATGCGGAGTTTACGGCGAAATCGAAAATATGGAAACGGAGGCATGGTGGAGATCTGGTCAGCTTGTATCCGTACATCGTTAGCTCGGATTATTATTACAAACTCAGAATCGGACGAATGAAGCAGTATTATGAGGAGGCCAAGGAACTGGCCATGCTGTTCAACCAGTGCGAAGGGATTCAGACCCGGCCCGAAATTCCAGTATCGAACATGTTTCATGTCCACTTTCGGATGAGTATGGAGCGGCTGGAGCCGCTTTTGGTCGACGTGCTTGACGAAACCGGGGTTGGGTTGGTCAGTTATTTGCGTGAAACAGACGATCATAGCTGTTTTACCGAGGTGCATATCGGGGACCGTTACAGCCAGGTGCCGAAAGAAGACTTGATGATGGCTTTCCGTCTGCTGGATGAGAAAATTAAGCGTGCTGCATTGGTTTAACCAAACTACACGAGTTGAAGGATGATTGATTTTCATGGTTTTGTCGACGACGAGCATGCTGTTAGAATAAGAGCATTGCGCAATCGTTATATTTGATTCCATTAACGCGAGGTGAATAATCGCATGGCTTATCATAGAAGCACCACCGTTCAGAAGGTTAAAACAGGCTCCGGGCAAAGCAGCACAGCAAGGAAACTACGAACACAGACGGTTTGTTCGGAGCCTGCTTCGAGTTAAGGCGTCATTGTTACTTGTGCATGCTTTGCCCGCTATTTACATGAGGTTTCGGCAAAACGGACCATTCCAATGTAGATAGGGGCGGCAAATATGAAATATGAAAATGCACAGCATCTTTTGCCTGAACATGTGATCGAGATAATTCAACAGTATATAGATGGCGGTTATATTTACATCCCCAGAAAGGCCGGCCGCCGTGCAAGCTGGGGAGAGCGGACAGGGGCCAAAGCGGAATTAACCCGCAGGAACCGGGAGATCTATGATAGCTACCGCCGAGGAGAATCCATCCGTCAGCTGGCGCAGCGGCATTATCTTACGGAGCAATCCATCCGGAGGATCATCCGGCAGCACAAGCTGAAACGTTAAAGTGAGGCGATATTTGACGCGGTCAGCGCGATCGTTCAAATATCGCTTTTTTTATGGGGTGATCCTTTTCGAATCCGAATCGTTCTTGAACTTGAGCTGCATCGCGGAGCGCGATAAATTTAGAGGAACACGGAAGAAAACAGGGAGTGATCATGATGACCCAAAACATTTATGATAACGAGGAGTTCTTTCAAGGCTACACTCAATTGAATCGTTCCATCCAGGGGCTAGGCGGCGCACCGGAATGGGCGGCGCTTCGGTCGCTCCTGCCCGACATGAAGGGGACCCATGTGCTTGATCTAGGCTGCGGCTTCGGCTGGTTCAGCCGTTGGGCTATGGAGCAAGGTGCCGTAAGCGTCTTAGGAATCGACGTGTCTGCCAAAATGCTTGCAAGGGCCAAGAATGAAACGCAGGACCCGCAAATTTCATACGTCCAGGCGGATCTGGAAACGGTTGAGCTGGAGCGGGCGAAATATGATCTGGTATATAGCTCGCTTGCTTTTCATTATATCGAGAATCTAGAGCGGCTCTTCAAGCAGGCGCATGGTTCGCTTAAGCCTGGCGGCCGTTTGGTATGCTCGATCGAGCATCCGATTTATACGGCATCGCAAGGAGCTGGATGGATCCATCATCCGGACGGCCACAAGACATGGCCTGTCGATCATTATCAATACGAGGGACCTCGAACCACGAATTGGTTGGCGGAAGACGTCATTAAGCAGCATCGGACGATCGGAACGTATCTGAATCTTTTGATCGGAACTGGCTTTTCGATTTCCCATGTAGAGGATTGGGGACCGTCGGATGAACAGCTGGCCGTTCACCCGGAATGGGAGGAGGAGCGCCACCGGCCGATGTTTCTGTTGATTTCGGCTGCGCGTTAAGCAGCATTACAGGTTGCAAGGTCGTTTACCAGCATGAGGAAATCGGTTATTATAGAGATTAAACCTAATGTGAGAAAAGGCAGAAAGTGAGGGGATGGCCATCATGGAGATCACCATCAAGAGATTGGACAGCATGGAACTCAAAAATGCCTGGCAGCAAGCGTTCGCGCAGCATCAAATACATCGTCCGGAGGCATATTACGATCGGTGCGACCTCGAGAACCGGACCGGAAAGCGCGTAACGCTGCTGGCGTTGGCGGACGGAGAGCTGGCCGGCGTCTCCCATTTGAAATATGAGTCGGATTATCCGTTTTTTCGCGAAAACGGCATCCCGGAAATTAACGATTTGAACGTATTTCCGGAGTACCAAAGGCAAGGCATTGCCAATCGGATCATCGAAGAGTTTGAACACATCGCCCGTGAAACGACGCATCGCATCGGCATCGGTGTCGGACTGTACAAGGATTACGGAGCCGCGCAGCGGATATACTGCCGTAGAGGCTACATACCGGATGGACACGGCGTCATGTACCATAATGTCCCGGTAGTACCCGGAGAGATGGTTCGTGCCGATGACGACCTGGTGTTGTATCTCGTGAAAGAACTGGCAATCATTTGAAAGAGGGAACGGATGCTCAGGAGATGATCCAACGATGAAGCAAGCATGTATCAATCGAAGCGTGATCGGAATGGTTATCTTGTCTGCGCGAACCGGGAAGCGCTGACGGCGATCATGATCCACTTGATTCTAATGGCGGCCGATTGGATCCATGCCGTGTTGTTAGTAAAATATCGCAGGATTTCCCATCGATGAAGCTCTCGGTATGGGTGAATGGCTGTTGGTGCAATCGCGCCGGCAGCCTTTTTTAGCTGCGAAAAACAGGGAACAGCGATACCTGAGAACCATGACGACTGGCACATCGCAGAACTTGTTTTTAATTTCTATCAGAATAATTGAGGAATGAGAGAAACTTTTTTACCAATATTTGCGTCTAATAGTATGGACATCTTTCATTATAAACAAAATAGGATTAGAAGGAGCTTAGGAATGAAACTGAAGAAACGATCACTGCTTGCTGTGCTCGCTGTAGCTCAACTTGCTGCGGCATATCCGGCGAGTGCGGATGCAAGTGTCCCGGAAGACAAGACGGGAACAGTGACCCAGGAAGTGTACGAACAGACAGCAACGAACAAGAGCGCCGAAACGAAGGGGACCTCGCAAACTACTTCTCAAACGGACGCTGCTTCGACAGAGACAGTAACAGGGGAAGTTACGGATGAGCAAGATGGGACGACCGATCCGGCAGCAGAAGGCACGGGCGGCGTACAAGAGCCGACTGTTCCTGGCGAAGCCCAGGATAATCAGAACGATCCAAACAACTCAAATAACTCCAATAACTCCAATAACCAGACAAGCGCTGGCGGCAAAGAACTTATTCTTTATTTCAACAGCACCAAGATGATTCAAGACGGCGTCACCTACAATGCGCCACAGCCGATGCAAGTGAAGAAGGGCATATCCTATGTTCCCATTCGCGCCCTTGTAGACCGGGTCGGCTTCAAGGTCTCTTATGACAAGAAAACGAAGGAGACCGTTATCACCAAAGGAAGCAACGAGCTCCGATTCAAAACCAACAGCAGCAAATACACCGTCAACGGGGTATCCAAGAACATGAAAGGCACTTCTTATCAGACGAACGGCACCTTCATGGTTCCGCTGACAGCCATCACGCAGGCATTAGAGATTCCGTATTCCGTTGATAATGCGGGCAAGCGCGTGATTATGAATTTGCAGACCAAGCCGGTAGCCAAATTCACCGTAGGTCCGAAAGAGATTTTGGCAGGACAAACGACCGTTACATACACCACAGAGGTTGAAAACGCCCAGGGCGAGATTATTAATGAGCGCTGGGAAGGAAGACAGGACATATTCGATACGCCGGGAGAGTACACCGTTACTTATGCCGTTCAGGATTCTACCGGAACCTGGAGTGATCCTTACAGCGTGAAAATTACTGTCGTTCAGCCTAACCAGCCGCCTGTCGCCATGTTCGATACCGATAAGGGCGAATATAAGATGGGTGAACTGGTCACGATCATCGATCAGAGCTATGACGACATAGACAAGAACGAGCAATTGACGTACAAATGGGAAAACAAGCAGTATGCATACTTTACTCCGGGAGTTCATACGATCCGGCTGACCGTAACGGACAGAAAGGGGCTCAGCTCCTCTTACGAGCATACGATCAATATTACGGACGAAACCTTGTATGTAGAAGAAGACTTCAATAAACTCTTTATTCCGGAAGGCGAGAAATTCACTTTCACGGGGTCGGTGACGTCCAGGGATAAAATCAATTACGAGTTCTATGACGAACCAAGCACGTTGATTCGCAGCAACAGCCCGGAGACCGTCAACAGCGAGGGCATTGTATATCGGGAAACGGCATCTGGAGATATGCGGTTTATGATCCATCATGTGAACAACTTGAATAAGAACGTCAAAATGTACGTCGTGGCAACGAACAAAAACAGCACGCCGGTAACGCTTCGTCAGGATTATCTTGGTTTCGCGGGACCTTCCCCGATCGCAACGGCGGCAGGGAAGAAATCGGTGCTGAATTATTTCCAATCGATGCAGGATGGCTCCAAGCAAATGTCGGTAACACTTGCACCGGGCGAGAAGAAGCTGGTGATGACCGAGCTTAGCGCCGTGCGGATGAAGCAGGGGCATGTCATCTCTTTATACTCGGATATGTACAGCGATTTGCCGCTTCAATTTGACGTCATCATGATCGACGAGAAATCCGACCCGCTGAAGGTTCTGCCGGAACTGCCGATCTTGAACCGAGACGGTGTGCATAACCGTGGGACGTATCCGGACTCCACCCGCATCATCCGTTATTCCGAGCTTGTGGGGGCAGATCCTCAGCGATTGGTATTAGGGGATAATATGGATGATCCGAACCTTCAAGGAACGGATCCGATGGTCGGAGATACTACCTCGAATACGGGCAATTTTGGCGTCCTGTACAAAATTACGCTGGACCGCGTTGCGCCGAATACGCTGATTTCGTTTAACCCGCGCGGCGGAAAGTATTCAGGCTATGCGATGGTTAACGGAACGATTACGCCGATCTACTCGTTAGGCCAGGTATCCCCTGGGGAACAATCGGTTCTATACCGGACCGGCGACTATGAACAGCAGGTTGACATTATTCTGACCGCGGCCCCAGGCAGCAATCTGCCGGTGAATCTGTTATTTACCCAGATGCCGGAATTAAAGCAATAATGGATGGGTATCATCTATGAAATGATAAAAGACTCCACTCTTACGGCTTCGGCTTAAGGAGTGGGGTCTTTTATTTAGGAGCGAGGATTGAATAAAAGGGTATACACCTTTAATCGGGTGGGACAGCACGTACCTGTCTCGATTTACGCATATCCTTCGAGGCACTTCGTTAGACTTTTGATCGCGCACTCTTCTCCGATTCAAGCAATAACTTCTTGTAAAAATTCCTGCTTTATATCTGGAGTCAAACCAAAGTGCCCGTTTCTTAAGCATGCAAAAAAAAGGATCTTCAAGTTACTTATTCAAGGCTGGGTAACACTCATTGATTAGATTATTCTCATCCGTTTAACGATTGAAGGGTGTTCGTTATTTTGGCTCGAAAAATTTCCACTATTTGAAGCGGAATTTGGCATTTATGAGCAAGCTCGAGACTTGTTATGTCCGGCTGCTGTTCCAACTCCTTCTCAATCTTTGCTCGGATATCTTGTTTTTGCATATAAACCTCCTATAATGTAGGATTTATCCTGCTTATTATATCGTGATCGGCGTAATCCCTATGCCAGAATATCCCGTGTTGGTTAATGCCAATGAAGTTACGGTGTTCGATGAAGTGTTAATAATGGATATAAATGGGGATAGCGTATTAGTGACATAGGCCCGTGTCCCGTCCGGCGTTATCGCGATGCCGCTTGGACTGTCTCCAACTGGTATCGTCGGGGCAATTACCGTGTTCATGGCAATGTGAATAATGACGACGGTGTCATTCCCGCCAATGGTGACGTAAGCACGGGAACCGTCCGGGGTAATGGCGATTCCAGTGGGACTAGGGCCGACAGGAATGGTTGCAATGACCAGATTGAAGGCGGTATCGATGACCGATACCGAACCGCTTGAGAAATTAACGACATAAGCACGGGAACCGTCGGGCGTAATAGCAATTTCGTTAGGCAAAAGGCCGACGGGAATCGGTAGTCCGAGCACCATGTTAGCTGTAGTATCGATCACGGAGACGGTTCCATCGGTTGAATTGACAACATAAGCACGGAGGCCATTAGGGGTAATGGCAATTCCCGTTGGACCGTTTCCGACCTGAATTGCAGGACCGATTACCGTATTGGACGTTGTATCAATGACGGAAACGGTATCGTCAATGAAGTTCGTGACGTATACCCTTGATCCGTCAGGCGTGATGGCATTGCGGTTGGCACCGTCTCCAACCGGGATGGGCATGCCGATCAGCGTGTTGGTTGCGGTATCGATTATCAGCACGTTATCATCGTTGAAGTTTGTGACATAGGCTCTTGTTCCATCCGGGGTGAACACGATGTCATTCGGGCTATCGCCGACTGGGATAAAGCCCATTATCGTATTTGTAGCCGTATTGATTACGGTAATTACATCATTAAACGTAAATAAGGCGTATGCGAATGGGCCGTAATCAACGGAATTAATGGAGCATATGGGAATGATTCGCGTTCCGAAGACGCCGGTTAAAATAACGGTTCCTTCCTCTGTACGCCTTATTCGACCTTCGATGGTGTCTGCAACTCCTGAGGTCGAGACCGAGATATACTGGCTGTCTAACCGCTGCAGCGTGGATCGCATATCCTCCAGGCAAACATCCTCCGGGCTTTCTCCTGGCGGCCCCGGCGGACCTGGTATGCCTTGCGGCCCCGGTGGTCCGGCAATTCCCTGCAGTCCCGGTGGTCCCGGCGGTCCTGGCATTCCTTGGAGCCCCGGTTGTCCGGGTACTCCTTGAGGTCCTTGCGCTCCGGCAGAGGGCGGAACCGACACACGGACCGTTTTTCTCTTAATAATGATACACCGGCGTTTTCTTTTTTTTGGTTTGCAAACCAGCTTTAGTTTTTTTTTGAATCGCTTCTTTTTCTTAGACGGACATCCCATCCGCGAACACCTCCCCATGAATTGGTATATCATACGTACCCTGTGCAAGCGTTGAGTGCACAAGTACCTATAAGGGACTTAGACAAACAACCATTTTTGGGGTATGGTTTAGATCATCAAGTGAACAGCTTTACGATCGTACCCCCTTTTGGGTATTTATCCATTCCATCACATTGTTTAAAATTTAAATATGTTTTTAACAAGCTGCTTAACAAAAGATCACGCACTGATAACTAACAAAAGGCGGGTGGAAACATTGACTAATCTGGCAACACGCCGTTCTTGGCGCGCCGATAAGCTGTCACATCTCGGATCTTCCATTTTTGCGGAGGTCGCGAAGTGGAAACAGGAGGCACTGCAAGCAGGAAAGCAAGTGATCGA from Paenibacillus ihbetae includes:
- a CDS encoding GNAT family N-acetyltransferase, with product MEITIKRLDSMELKNAWQQAFAQHQIHRPEAYYDRCDLENRTGKRVTLLALADGELAGVSHLKYESDYPFFRENGIPEINDLNVFPEYQRQGIANRIIEEFEHIARETTHRIGIGVGLYKDYGAAQRIYCRRGYIPDGHGVMYHNVPVVPGEMVRADDDLVLYLVKELAII
- a CDS encoding cation diffusion facilitator family transporter, which encodes MHHHSHHHTHDHGHDHSHHDHVRSGNKKGLGIALTITLGIMILEFAGGLITNSLALLSDSGHMLSDASALLLSLAAMWFATRPPSPKKTYGFYRFEILAALLNGVALFVITGIIVWEAIQRFSEPPAVAGGSMMLIAFIGLFANLMSAWFLMRTGDVKNNVNLRSAYLHVLGDALGSIGAIAAGIVMIAFEWYIADPIISVFVSLLILRSAWRIIQSTVHILMEGAPAGVDTEEVSKALLSLEGVVGIHDLHIWTITSSMDSLSCHLVIEDDKDGYRVLQQAIYLLGKQFHMDHATIQIENSTIIHKEIEV
- a CDS encoding threonine aldolase family protein; amino-acid sequence: MQQNKKSLNESYSKTAYPLIGHGARTAEVLLEAFDDVDGGQSADMYGRGAIIEDFQSRMAEALGKEAAVFFPSGTMAQQIALRIWCDEAGLKKVAYHPLCHLEIHEEDGLKELHHIEPILLADKDRLITLEDVQRLDERISCLLLELPQREIGGQLPDYGELEAISAFCRANGIKLHLDGARLFEITPYYGKSAAEICALFDSVYVSFYKGIGGIAGAILAGNAEFTAKSKIWKRRHGGDLVSLYPYIVSSDYYYKLRIGRMKQYYEEAKELAMLFNQCEGIQTRPEIPVSNMFHVHFRMSMERLEPLLVDVLDETGVGLVSYLRETDDHSCFTEVHIGDRYSQVPKEDLMMAFRLLDEKIKRAALV
- a CDS encoding beta-propeller fold lactonase family protein; translation: MPGPPGPPGLQGIAGPPGPQGIPGPPGPPGESPEDVCLEDMRSTLQRLDSQYISVSTSGVADTIEGRIRRTEEGTVILTGVFGTRIIPICSINSVDYGPFAYALFTFNDVITVINTATNTIMGFIPVGDSPNDIVFTPDGTRAYVTNFNDDNVLIIDTATNTLIGMPIPVGDGANRNAITPDGSRVYVTNFIDDTVSVIDTTSNTVIGPAIQVGNGPTGIAITPNGLRAYVVNSTDGTVSVIDTTANMVLGLPIPVGLLPNEIAITPDGSRAYVVNFSSGSVSVIDTAFNLVIATIPVGPSPTGIAITPDGSRAYVTIGGNDTVVIIHIAMNTVIAPTIPVGDSPSGIAITPDGTRAYVTNTLSPFISIINTSSNTVTSLALTNTGYSGIGITPITI
- a CDS encoding ABC transporter substrate-binding protein translates to MLGEQYLMLHRKLADGAEGTSTKVTLEVIAATLYCTERNAKLVLRKMEEKAWITWKAGRGRGNRSVLTFLANREQLLQESARQWAEKGEYKRAFELLRTYGNDIRTNESFVEWMNGHFGFCKEQEGEQAKDSLRLPIYRTIESLDPADCVYSVQSHMIEQIFDRLVNYDNETGRYLPAIAHYWECSDDGTVWTFHLRKGILFHDGTELTAHDVKYTVERLRQGKRNGWIVRELNQVEIVTPRIVRFWLNKPNRIFIRFLSAICMSILPRHLAEPDEASYWARPTGTGPFIIETWNEERLVLHANPHYYQGRPHLDTVHIVIMPEQAMHYEVSWENLLQDEDASQADNGIGDVVTVETTEGCTSMMTWNMTKPGPYQSVLFRRAVDLVLDRKALVRELGEHRLFPARSFIRDKKTSEYQELCDPVLAQSLLEQSGYDGMPIVLGTIANHAKDAAWIKERCAEIGIPVIIREERMDTILRPDVMKEMDCIVHALVLPGEEVCLVENYEQNSSFVKELMDPALREWVRACIDCALASRDAKERFGHLKKIEDRMREEAQILFLAHTRFYAHLNASYKGIVINRLGWLDFRQIWRV
- a CDS encoding CD3324 family protein, translating into MKYENAQHLLPEHVIEIIQQYIDGGYIYIPRKAGRRASWGERTGAKAELTRRNREIYDSYRRGESIRQLAQRHYLTEQSIRRIIRQHKLKR
- a CDS encoding class I SAM-dependent methyltransferase; this encodes MTQNIYDNEEFFQGYTQLNRSIQGLGGAPEWAALRSLLPDMKGTHVLDLGCGFGWFSRWAMEQGAVSVLGIDVSAKMLARAKNETQDPQISYVQADLETVELERAKYDLVYSSLAFHYIENLERLFKQAHGSLKPGGRLVCSIEHPIYTASQGAGWIHHPDGHKTWPVDHYQYEGPRTTNWLAEDVIKQHRTIGTYLNLLIGTGFSISHVEDWGPSDEQLAVHPEWEEERHRPMFLLISAAR
- a CDS encoding stalk domain-containing protein, which produces MKLKKRSLLAVLAVAQLAAAYPASADASVPEDKTGTVTQEVYEQTATNKSAETKGTSQTTSQTDAASTETVTGEVTDEQDGTTDPAAEGTGGVQEPTVPGEAQDNQNDPNNSNNSNNSNNQTSAGGKELILYFNSTKMIQDGVTYNAPQPMQVKKGISYVPIRALVDRVGFKVSYDKKTKETVITKGSNELRFKTNSSKYTVNGVSKNMKGTSYQTNGTFMVPLTAITQALEIPYSVDNAGKRVIMNLQTKPVAKFTVGPKEILAGQTTVTYTTEVENAQGEIINERWEGRQDIFDTPGEYTVTYAVQDSTGTWSDPYSVKITVVQPNQPPVAMFDTDKGEYKMGELVTIIDQSYDDIDKNEQLTYKWENKQYAYFTPGVHTIRLTVTDRKGLSSSYEHTINITDETLYVEEDFNKLFIPEGEKFTFTGSVTSRDKINYEFYDEPSTLIRSNSPETVNSEGIVYRETASGDMRFMIHHVNNLNKNVKMYVVATNKNSTPVTLRQDYLGFAGPSPIATAAGKKSVLNYFQSMQDGSKQMSVTLAPGEKKLVMTELSAVRMKQGHVISLYSDMYSDLPLQFDVIMIDEKSDPLKVLPELPILNRDGVHNRGTYPDSTRIIRYSELVGADPQRLVLGDNMDDPNLQGTDPMVGDTTSNTGNFGVLYKITLDRVAPNTLISFNPRGGKYSGYAMVNGTITPIYSLGQVSPGEQSVLYRTGDYEQQVDIILTAAPGSNLPVNLLFTQMPELKQ